One part of the Salinivirga cyanobacteriivorans genome encodes these proteins:
- the murC gene encoding UDP-N-acetylmuramate--L-alanine ligase, with protein sequence MKQKKHIFFVGIGGIGMSALARYFNLKGYTIAGYDLTPTSLTHKLEKEGITITYNDDINQIPQSMRNPDDVLVVYTPAIPHQNNIISYFRNNTFEVIKRAALLGKVTQNYKSIAIAGTHGKTSISTFTAHLLYQSSLKCNAFLGGISANYQSNLLFDKNAAYTVIEADEYDRSFLHLKPHIALITSIDADHLDIYGSYSEVKKAFNKFAQKALKEGGRLIIHKDVLKKTDLPSQSLSYSTDDKADYQALNTYYNNGEYTFDLATPKGVFEDLKVNLPGSYNFENALAATALAIEAGIEPAELREGLASLKGVERRFQVHINQNITYIDDYAHHPKEIEACIKSARHAFPGKKITVAFQPHLYSRTNDFSAEFAEALDLADYIFLLPIYPAREEPIAGVTSQLIGNKLTKAKYQLINKTEVVEKLKKVIPETFISMGAGDIGFMVDDIKKTLNQHLR encoded by the coding sequence ATGAAACAAAAAAAGCACATATTTTTTGTTGGCATTGGCGGCATTGGCATGAGCGCCCTGGCAAGATATTTCAATCTTAAAGGCTATACAATTGCCGGTTACGACCTCACGCCTACTTCATTAACGCATAAACTGGAAAAAGAAGGTATCACAATTACTTACAACGATGATATTAACCAAATTCCACAATCGATGCGAAACCCGGATGATGTATTGGTCGTTTACACACCTGCTATTCCACACCAAAACAACATAATCAGCTATTTCAGAAACAATACATTTGAAGTAATAAAACGTGCCGCACTTTTGGGTAAGGTAACACAAAACTATAAAAGCATAGCCATAGCCGGAACGCACGGTAAAACGAGTATATCTACGTTTACAGCACATCTGCTATATCAAAGTAGTTTAAAATGCAATGCCTTCTTAGGCGGTATTTCTGCCAATTACCAAAGCAACCTGCTTTTTGATAAAAATGCAGCCTACACAGTAATTGAAGCTGATGAATACGATCGTTCGTTTTTACACCTCAAACCTCACATCGCATTAATTACAAGTATTGATGCCGATCACCTGGATATTTATGGTTCATACAGCGAGGTAAAAAAAGCATTTAACAAATTCGCCCAAAAAGCATTAAAGGAAGGCGGCAGACTCATAATCCACAAAGACGTGCTTAAAAAGACCGATCTCCCTTCTCAATCACTCAGTTACAGCACAGACGACAAGGCAGACTATCAGGCTTTAAACACTTATTACAATAATGGGGAATATACCTTTGACCTTGCTACACCCAAAGGTGTTTTCGAAGATCTAAAAGTGAACCTTCCCGGATCATATAATTTTGAAAATGCATTAGCAGCTACAGCCCTGGCAATTGAAGCTGGAATAGAACCAGCAGAGCTTCGCGAGGGATTGGCATCATTAAAAGGCGTTGAACGAAGGTTTCAGGTGCATATCAATCAAAATATCACATATATTGATGATTATGCACACCATCCAAAAGAGATTGAGGCGTGCATAAAATCAGCACGTCATGCATTTCCAGGTAAAAAAATCACGGTAGCTTTTCAGCCTCATTTGTATAGCAGAACTAATGATTTTTCTGCAGAATTTGCAGAGGCTCTTGATTTGGCCGATTACATATTTTTATTACCTATTTACCCGGCCAGAGAAGAACCCATAGCTGGCGTAACAAGTCAACTGATTGGCAATAAGCTAACAAAAGCTAAATATCAGTTAATAAACAAAACAGAAGTTGTTGAAAAACTTAAGAAGGTGATCCCCGAGACATTCATTAGCATGGGTGCGGGCGACATTGGTTTTATGGTAGATGATATTAAAAAAACACTAAATCAACATTTAAGGTGA